The region TGACGTTTCCCCAGTAGCTTTCTGGTTGTGGATGAACCTTCGGGTCTCCATAAACCTCGCTGGTCGAGGCCTGAAGTATCTTGGCCTTGAGCCGTTTGGCCAGCCCCAGCATATTGATAGCGCCATGTACGCTGGTCTTGGTAGTTTGGACCGGATCATGCTGGTAGTGAATGGGGCTGGCCGGGCAGGCCAGGTTGTAGATTTCATCCACCTCGACATATAGAGGAAAGGTGATATCGTGGCGCAACACCTCAAGGCAGGAATGGTCCAGGAGAGGCTGAATATTCGCCTTTGTACCGGTAAAAAAGTTATCGACGCATATCACCTCATGGCCGTCTTTAAGCAGTCTCTCGCAGAGATGGGAACCAAGAAATCCGGCTCCGCCGGTAACCAGAATTCGCTTACGTAGGTGCATATAGATAACCTCGCTTTCTTTATTATTCAGAAAATCCTTTTAAATCCCCCCAGCCCCCCTTTGCAAAAGGGGGGCTGGGGGGATTTTCATGGTTCGCAGGTGGTGCCTCCACAACGAGCAATTGTTAGGGATTAGACGTAATTTGGTGCGGCGCCAATGAGAGTAAATCAAAAACCATCCGCTCAGAGCCGCCGTTTTCTCTTATGTCTCTTATTTTTTCATCACAGTCTTCTATAGTGGTTATAAATATCGCGGCCTCGGGTAGCGTGGAAAGGTCCTCCGGCGAACAGATCGGATGACCGAAGAAGGTACCCCCTTCGTTTTTTCTGTCAATTATACCCACCAGGGTTATGGAGCTTCCGTACAAACAGTGGTACAACAATTCCGCTGTCTCTCCGGCGCCGTAAAAAATGATTGCCCGGATGCGGTCATTCTCAAGTTCCCGGAGTCTTTTCTGAATAGCTTTTCTTATATCCCGGTAAAACCTGAAACAATAGTCGAAGTACTCTGCAACCAGGCGTGATTTTGCATCCCGGCCTTTTGGCGTCAATACGTATGTTGAATGTTTAGGCGGCAGGACACAAACCTCGAAATATCCGTCTCTGACGGCGCGTTTTATAAAGAGGTTGATGAGGCCGAGGGATATATTGAGCCTTTTTGACAACTCCCGTTGGGTCACATGGCCGTTTTGTTCAACGGCATCAAGTAGGCGCAAAAAATGACGTTTTTCTCTTTCCATTATTCAAGAGATGCGTAATGGGTCATGAGTGATTAGCAAGAAAAGGACATAGCTCCGCTTTGTCGGTTACATACGTATTACCTGGTAACCGATTAAGGGGTGATTGATGGGTAGGTTAAATCACAGCGGCGTTACATCCGCCGCATCCAGTTCTACAGAAACAGATCGTTGCAAAAGTTCAAGAGAGATAACCAGCCGGTCTTTCCCTGTATTCATACGAACCAGTAAACCCTCACACCCTTCAAATGGCCCTTTGCGGACACGCACCCTCTGGCCGACCCGGAGATAGGCAAACGGCAAGATCTGCTCACCGGATGCGATAACAGTCTTTAGTGATTCAATCTGGATATCGGGTATGTCCACCGGGCGTTGGTTGTTTTCTCCGAGAAAGCGAACCACGCCATTTATTTTTAAGACCTCAAGGGCGTGATAAGGGGTAAAATTGATTCTTATGAAGATATAGCCAGGGAATAGCGGCACCTGGATTTTTAGCTTCCGGTCTTTTCTACGACTCCACCGGGTAACACAGGGGAAGAAATTTTCAATGGATTTTTTTTGTAATTGAGACCAGATGGTAAACTCGTGATGGCATCGGGTATAGATAGCATACCAACCGGCTGAAGGCGCCAGACAGGTTTGATCCGGAACGCCTCCAAGGCATGCCGGATTCTGTCCTGAGATATCTTCGTCCCTGAAGAATGGTTGAGAGTTTGACATATCCACGCTCGATTTTCGGCGCCCAAGGCGTTCAGTTTGTGAACACTATAGGAACACGAAGAACTTGTCAAGCAAAAACGCTAACAGTTGGGATAAATCAGGGCGTGGCTAAGGCGTTACAATGGCCATATATCTGGGTGGCTACTTGGTTATGGCCTGAGAACAGGATTGGGTAAGAATTAGAATATAGTGAATTTTTCTTTAGCCACCCAGATGTCATCCCCGGCCTTTACCGAAATTTGGGCCTGGCTTTTAAGCACCCTGACCAAGAGGTCGTTTTGGCGCTCCATGATGATGCCGGCGAATACCTTATTTTCCCGGTCGGCCCAGCAGGGCTCAACCTCGGCCGGTATGAAAAATCCATATTTTTTGTAGTACGGCATGGTGTCACCTCTTGATTGAGTAATGTTTCACAATTAGATACCGCAAGGAAAAATCTTTGTCAAGTACATTTTGTGAAAAAAAGAACAACATAAATTTTGGCAAATTCGTGAAAAAGCCTTTTCACCACTGAGTACGCAGAGCCCCCAGAGAAAAATATAAACTATTCAATGCGTTATCTCAGCATTCTCCGCGATCTCTGCGGTAATTTTTTACTTTTTACGAGGCTATCAATTTTGGATGCCTCCATTATTATTTGACCATTTCCTGCAAAAAGATATAAAGTCCAACGTTAGGAAAAGAGGATCTGCCTTTGAAGACAAAGAGTGTACGAACTACATTTAATTGCCAGGTCTGTGGTTACCAGAGCATCAAGTGGCTGGGCCGTTGTCCGGACTGCGGCGAGTGGAATACCATGGTAGAGGAAAAGGTAGTGAAGGACGCCGGGCCTGGCGCCGTAGCCATGGGTCTCAGTTCAGAAGATAAGCCGACGGCGATAAACGAGATAGCCCTGACTGAAGAAAAACGTCTGTCCAGCGGCAGTACAGAACTGGATCGCGTCCTGGGAGGTGGACTGGTTTCAGGTTCCATCGTACTCATTGGCGGTGACCCGGGCATCGGGAAATCCACCCTTCTCCTTCAGACGCTCTATCATGTAGGCCGGGTAGGGGCCAGGATCTTGTACGTCTCAGGCGAGGAGTCCGTCAAACAAATCCGGTTACGTAGCGAACGGATCGGGGCCGTCCATCCGAACATGTACATTGTGACGGAAAGTTCTGTAGAAAAAATCATGGGCCTGTTTCAGGATATAAAGCCTGATCTTCTAGCCGTTGATTCCATTCAAACCCTCTATACGTCTGAAATAGGGTCTGCCCCGGGAAGTGTCAGTCAGGTACGGGAATCCGCCGCCAAACTTATGGTGCTGGCCAAGGAGACCGGCGTACCGGTCATCCTGGTCGGGCATGTGACTAAGGACGGTACCTTAGCCGGGCCGCGTGTTCTTGAACACATGGTGGATGCCGTCCTCTATTTTGAGGGAGACCGGGGGCACGCCTTTCGCATCCTGCGCACGGTTAAAAACCGATACGGCTCAACCAATGAAATCGGTGTCTTCGAGATGAAAGATCGGGGGCTGATGGAAGTAGCTAACCCCTCCGAGATCTTTCTGGCGGAACGCCCGGTGGAGGCCTCGGGATCGGTGGTCGTACCCTGTTTAGAAGGGACGCGCCCTATCCTGGTAGAGGTGCAGGCCCTGGTAAGCCCCGCCGGATTTGGTATGCCCCGCCGTACCGCCATCGGTGTCGATCCTCAGCGGGTATCACTGCTTGTGGCCGTCCTGGAGAAAAAAGTCGGCCTTATGCTGCACGACCGGGATATCTATGTGAATGTGGCGGGCGGAATCCGGATCGATGAGCCGGCGCTGGATCTGGGGGCGGTGGTGGCTATTGCCTCGAGCTTTTTGGACCGGCCGGTTGATCATAAGATGGTGGTCTTTGGTGAGGTAGGTCTGGCCGGAGAGGTGCGCGGGGTAAGCCAGGTGGATATACGACTGACAGAGGCCGCCAGATTGGGTTTTACACGTTGCCTGCTTTCCCGAAACAATCTCGATCAGGCCAGGGAAGGGCAGGCCATCAGCCTGACCGGCGTTTCCAATCTCCAGGAAGTCATGGAGAATATATTCTAGCTATCAGCCATCAGCTATCAGACGTCAGCAAAATATAAGGTAAACAACATAAGGCTGAATGCTGAGAGCTGAACGCTGACTGCTCATTGTTAAGGGGCCTGCAAAAATGCCCGGAGGGCCTTGTAAGTCATATAGAGATCACCCTTATGAGCAACCTCAAAAGGCGAGTGCATGGAGAGAAGCGGCGCGCCCATATCCACGATCTCCATACCATAAATAGCCAGGAACTTAGCCACGGTGCCTCCGCCTCCCTCATCAACCTTTCCCATCCCGGCGGCCTGCCAGACGACCTTATTTTCATTGAGAATTTTTCGGATCCAGCTCATATATTCGGCATTGGCATCGCTGGCCCCGTATTTGCCTCCGGATCCGGTGTACTTGGTCAGACACACGCCATAACCCATTTTGGCATCATTTCTCTTTTCATGGACATCCTGAAAGTCCGGATCTATGGCCGCATTAACATCGGCCGATATGGCCTTGGAGCGCATTAAACAGGCATCGATGGTGTCTGACTCGATGGGAAGTTTGGCTAACCTGGCC is a window of Thermodesulfobacteriota bacterium DNA encoding:
- a CDS encoding winged helix-turn-helix transcriptional regulator — its product is MRLLDAVEQNGHVTQRELSKRLNISLGLINLFIKRAVRDGYFEVCVLPPKHSTYVLTPKGRDAKSRLVAEYFDYCFRFYRDIRKAIQKRLRELENDRIRAIIFYGAGETAELLYHCLYGSSITLVGIIDRKNEGGTFFGHPICSPEDLSTLPEAAIFITTIEDCDEKIRDIRENGGSERMVFDLLSLAPHQITSNP
- a CDS encoding UpxY family transcription antiterminator; translated protein: MSNSQPFFRDEDISGQNPACLGGVPDQTCLAPSAGWYAIYTRCHHEFTIWSQLQKKSIENFFPCVTRWSRRKDRKLKIQVPLFPGYIFIRINFTPYHALEVLKINGVVRFLGENNQRPVDIPDIQIESLKTVIASGEQILPFAYLRVGQRVRVRKGPFEGCEGLLVRMNTGKDRLVISLELLQRSVSVELDAADVTPL
- the radA gene encoding DNA repair protein RadA → MKTKSVRTTFNCQVCGYQSIKWLGRCPDCGEWNTMVEEKVVKDAGPGAVAMGLSSEDKPTAINEIALTEEKRLSSGSTELDRVLGGGLVSGSIVLIGGDPGIGKSTLLLQTLYHVGRVGARILYVSGEESVKQIRLRSERIGAVHPNMYIVTESSVEKIMGLFQDIKPDLLAVDSIQTLYTSEIGSAPGSVSQVRESAAKLMVLAKETGVPVILVGHVTKDGTLAGPRVLEHMVDAVLYFEGDRGHAFRILRTVKNRYGSTNEIGVFEMKDRGLMEVANPSEIFLAERPVEASGSVVVPCLEGTRPILVEVQALVSPAGFGMPRRTAIGVDPQRVSLLVAVLEKKVGLMLHDRDIYVNVAGGIRIDEPALDLGAVVAIASSFLDRPVDHKMVVFGEVGLAGEVRGVSQVDIRLTEAARLGFTRCLLSRNNLDQAREGQAISLTGVSNLQEVMENIF